The following are encoded in a window of Impatiens glandulifera chromosome 5, dImpGla2.1, whole genome shotgun sequence genomic DNA:
- the LOC124938851 gene encoding F-box protein At5g51370-like codes for MPCSPDTLKPILEPPLLKHPSKWSDLWLRKKNALNNVVLSMKLQSLSSTPTLDKTLDINRPKHVSDRTSLLSDDLLLQILSRLPQSQNNFNFLVSKRWLNLQGRLVRSLKLLDWNFLVSGRLFLRFPNLTHVDLVQGCLNVSRVSGILLTHKLVSLHVDSDDDVIGEKNMLSVDDVDSGLKALASRYPNLRRLKVINASEMGLLSVAEECPTLQDLELHRCSDRVLRGIAACQNLQILKLIGRVNGFYTSLVSDIGLTILAQGCVRLVKLELSGCEGSFDGIKAIGQCCQMLEELTLTDHRMDGGWLAALSYCENLKTLKFQSCKRIDSDLAPDEHLGSCPTLECLQLERCQLRDKRSMRALFLVCENVKQISFHNCWGLDDDMFSVASICREVKVLAIEGCSLLTVQGLENVVQHWMELERLRIVSCNRIKDSEVSPCLSAMFDELKELRWWPDTKSMLVSSLSGTEMRKRSSSIKFYKKLLLPS; via the exons ATGCCTTGTTCACCTGATACTCTCAAACCCATACTTGAACCGCCATTGTTGAAACACCCTTCAAAATGGTCAGATCTATGGCTTCGGAAAAAAAATGCACTCAACAACGTCGTTTTATCAATGAAACTCCAATCTCTCTCATCAACACCAACTCTCGACAAAACCCTAGACATAAATCGACCAAAACATGTCTCTGACCGAACATCTCTTTTATCAGACGATCTCCTTCTCCAAATCCTTTCTAGACTCCCTCAATCTCAGAACAATTTCAACTTTCTCGTCTCCAAACGGTGGTTGAATCTGCAGGGCCGTCTTGTTCGTTCTCTTAAGCTACTCGATTGGAATTTTCTCGTATCAGGTCGATTATTTCTTCGTTTTCCTAATCTTACTCATGTAGATTTAGTACAAGGATGTCTGAATGTATCTCGAGTTTCTGGAATTTTGTTGACTCATAAACTGGTTTCGTTACATGTTGATTCTGATGATGATGTTATAGGGGAGAAAAACATGTTATCTGTAGATGATGTTGATTCAGGATTAAAAGCTTTAGCTTCTAGATATCCAAATTTAAGAAGACTTAAGGTTATCAATGCTAGTGAAATGGGATTGTTAAGTGTTGCTGAAGAATGTCCAACTCTGCAAGATCTTGAATTGCATAGGTGTAGTGATCGTGTTCTTAGAGGGATTGCAGCTTGTCAAAATCTTCAGATACTAAAATTGATTGGAAGAGTTAATGGATTTTACACTTCTCTGGTTTCTGATATTGGATTGACAATATTAGCACAAGGGTGTGTAAGATTAGTTAAGCTTGAGCTTAGTGGATGTGAAGGAAGCTTCGACGGGATTAAAGCAATTGGTCAATGCTGTCAAATGCTTGAAGAGTTAACTCTAACTGATCATAGGATGGATGGTGGTTGGTTGGCTGCTCTTTCTTATTGTGagaatttgaaaacattgaAGTTTCAATCGTGTAAGAGAATTGACTCTGACCTTGCGCCTGATGAGCATTTGGGCTCTTGCCCAACACTTGAATGTTTGCAATTGGAAAGGTGTCAATTACGAGATAAAAGGAGCATGAGGGCGTTGTTTCTTGTATGCGAGAATGTTAAACAAATTTCTTTCCACAATTGCTGGGGTTTGGATGATGACATGTTCAGTGTTGCTTCTATTTGCAG GGAGGTGAAGGTGTTGGCGATAGAAGGTTGTTCGTTGTTAACAGTTCAAGGGCTAGAAAACGTGGTTCAACATTGGATGGAACTGGAGAGGCTGAGAATTGTGTCGTGTAACCGAATAAAGGACAGTGAAGTATCACCTTGTTTATCGGCCATGTTTGACGAGCTTAAAGAGTTGAGATGGTGGCCAGACACGAAATCAATGCTTGTTTCGAGTCTTTCAGGGACTGAAATGAGGAAGAGAAGTAGTAGCATCAAATTCTATAAGAAGTTGCTGCTTCCTTCCTGA